In Chloroflexia bacterium SDU3-3, the genomic window TCGTGGCGTTCCAGGCGTTGGTCACCTGCTGGTTGCCGCTGAACGCCCAGGCCAACGACCAGCCGTTGATCGCATTCGCGCTGGTGTTCTTCACCGTCACCTCGGCGGTGAAGCCCGTGCCCCACTGGTTCAGCACATAGCTCACCTGGCAGCCCGCGCCCGCCACCGGCGTGCTGGTGGGGACCACCGGTGTAGCGGTAGGTGCGCTGGGCGTAGCCGTAGGCACGATAGGCGTGGCCGTGCCGGGCACTGCCGTCGGCACCATGGTGGGCGTGCGCGTAGCGGTGGGCACGATGGGCGTGCTGGTGGGCGTGTTGCCCAGGCTGGCCAGCCGCGACTGGATGGAGTAGTAGGCGGGCTTGGGGTTGTAGTTGTTGTCGAAGATCAGCGCGTCGCCCGTGCCAGGGAAGGTGCCCGGCACCCACGAGTGCCTGTCGCTGATGCCCCAGACCTGAAGGGCCTTGCACCGCGGCTGCTTGAGGCACACATCCAGCACGCCCTGGTAGATGGTGGCCTGCTTGGCCAGCTCGCTGCTGTTGGTTGGCGTGGGCAAGCGCACATCCATCTCGGTGATATAGATATCCACACCGATATTGGCAAAGCGCTGCATGTTCTGCGCCAGGCTGTTGTAGTCGATCCCGCCGTTCGTGAGGTGCATCTGGAAGCCCACCCCGTCGATCGGCACGCCACGATTCTTGAAGTCGGCGATCATGTTGTAGGTCGCGTTCGACTTGCTGTTGATCGCCTCGATGTTGTAGTCGTTGTAGATCAGCTTGGTCACCGGATCGGCGGCCCGCGCGCGCCGGAACGCCAGCTCGATGTACGAGTTGCCGATCACCCGCTGGAACACGCTACTGCGCCGCGTCCCGTTCTCCTCGAAGGCCTCATTCACCACATCCCAGGCGTAGATCTGGCCATCCGACCAGTGGTTCATCACCTTGTCGATGTGGTTGTACATCACGTTGGTCAGCGTGGTGCTGTTCCAGCTGCCGTTAGCCACCCAGTTGGGCAGCTGGTTGTGCCACACCAGCGTGTGGCCGTGCACCTTCTGGTTGTTCGCCTGCGCGAAGTTCACCAGCGTGTCGGCCCCGCCAAAATTGAAGTTGTTCTGCGATGACTCGGTCGCATCCCACTTCATGGCGTTCTCGGGCGTCACAAAGTTGAACTCGGTGCGCGCCACCTCCTGAAACTGCGCGGAGTCGCTGGCCGTGTTGAAGTTGCTCATGGCCGCGTAGCCGATCAGGAAGTTGCCCGCCAGATTGCGCAGCCGCTGCCCAGTCGGGGCACTGGATGTGGCCGCATGCGCGGTGAGATAGGGCGAGCCGACCAGCATGGCCGTCAGCCCAGCTAATACCAAACCCTTCCGTAACGATTGCATAGCTTCCTCCCTAGGTCGCCTGCCCCCAAGGGCAGGCGACAGAAAACAACATGTGGTTAGGAACCGCTGCAGGTGGTGCCGTTGAGCGTGAAGCTGGCAGGCACGCTGTTGGTGCCGCTGTAGCTGCCCTGGAAGCCGAACGAGACGCTGCCGCCCGCCGGGATGCTGGCGTTGTAGCTCACGTTGCTGGCCACCACGCTGCCGCTCGCGGGGCTGATCGTGGCGTTCCAGGCATTGGTCACCTGCTGGTTACCGCCGAACGTCCAGGCCAGCGCCCAGCCGTTGATCGCATTCGTGCTGGTGTTCTTCACCGTCACCTCGGCGGTGAAGCCCGTGCCCCACTGGTTCAGCACATAGCTCACCTGGCAGCCCGCGCCCGCCACCGGCGTGCTGGTGGGAACCACCGGCGTGGCCGTACCGGGTACGGTCGTGGGCACCGCCGTGCGCGTGGCCGTGGGCACCGCCGTGCGCGTGGCCGTGGGCACCGCCGTGTTGGTGGGCGTGGTGCCATTGCCTATCCCAGCCTGGATGGCATAGTAGGCGGGCTTGGCGTTGTAGTTGTCGTCGAAGAGCAGCGGGTGCTCCGTGCGCCACGAGTACTTGTCGGGGATGCCCCAGACCTGCAGCGCCTTGCACATCGGCTGGGCCTTGCAGCGCGCCAGCACGTTGCTGTACACATTGGCCTGCGCCGTCAGGTTGCTCGACGAGGTCGACGAGATACCCACATCCATCTCGGTGATGTAGACCTCCACGCCGATGTTGGCGAAGCGCTGCATGTTCTGCGCCAGGCTGTTGTAGTCGATCCCGGTGCCCGACAGGTGCATCTGCAGGCCCACGCCGTCGATCGGCACGCCCCGGCTCTTGAAGTCGGCGATCATGTTGTACACGCCCGTCGACTTGCTGTTCACGGTCTCGATGCCGTAGTCGTTGTAGATCAGCTTGGTCACCGGGTCGGCCGCTCGCGCCCGCCGGAAGGCCAGCTCGATGTACGAGTTGCCGATCACGTTCTGGAACACGCTGGCCCGCCGTGTGCCGTTCCACTCGAAGGCCTCGTTCACCACATCCCAGGCGTAGATCTGGCCATCCGACCAGTGGTTCATCACCTTGTCGATGTGGTTGTACATCACGTTGGTCAGGGTAGAGCTGTTCCAGTTGCCGTAGGTCACCCAGTCGGGCGTCTGGGCGTGCCACACCAGCGTATGGCCGTGGATCTTCTGGTTGTTCGCCTGGGCGAAGTTCACCAGCTGATCGGCCCCGCCAAAGGTGAAGTTGTTCTGCGATGGCTCGGTCGCGTCCCACTTCATGGCGTTCTCGGGCGTCACAAAGTTGAACTCGGTGCGCGCCACCTCCTGGTACTTGGCCGAGTCGCTGGCGGTGTTGAAATTGCTCATGGCCGCGTAGCCGATCAGGAAGTTGCCCGCCAGATTGCGCAGCCGCTGCCCGGTGGGCGCATTGGCCGTGGCCGCATGCGCGGTGAGATAGGGCGAGCCGACCAAGATGGCCGTCAGCCCAGCTAATACCAAGCGCTTCCGTAACGATTGCATAGCTTCCTCCCTAGGTCGCCTGCCCCCAAGGGCAGGCGACAGAAAACAACAGGTGGTTAGGAACCGCTGCAGGTAGTGCCGTTGAGCGTGAAGCTGGCGGGCACGCTGTTGGTGCCGCTGTAGCTACCCTGGAAGCCGAACGAGACGCTGCCGCCCGCCGGGATGCTGGCGTTGTAGCTCACGTTGCTCGCCACCACGCTGCCGCTCGCAGGGCTGATCATGGCGTTCCAGGCATTGGTCACCTGCTGGTTACCGCCGAACGTCCAGGCCAGCGCCCAGCCGTTGATCGCATTCGCGCTGGTGTTCTTCACCGTCACCTCGGCGGTGAAGCCCGTGCCCCACTGGTTCAGCACATAGCTCACCTGGCAGCCCGCGCCCGCCACCGGCGTGGCGGTGGGAGCCACCGGCGTGGCGGTAGGCGCGCTGGGCGTAGCGGTGGGCACTATCGGCGTGGCGGTGCCCGGCACCGCGGTGCGCGTGGCCGTGGGCACCGCTGTGGCCGTGCGCGTGGCGGTGGGTGGCACCGGCGTGCTGGTGGGCGTGGTGGTGGAATCTAGCCCAAAGAACTGGATGACATACGGCTCCAGACCGCTTGGCAGCCCATGGCCCGATCCAGCGAAGCTATTGGCCTCGACCGCCACCTGGGTGCCGGTGCCGCCGTAGCGCGTGCGGGTGCGGTTAGCCTGCGGCGTATCGGTGTAGGCGGGCGTCTGGCTCACGCCTAGCACATTGGTCCACTGCTTGATCTCCTCGGTGAAGTTCTGATAGTACAGCGTGGCATCCACTGTGCCGTGCCAGAGCTGCATGCGCGGGCGCGGGCCGCTGTAGCCGGGGTAGGCCGCCCGCACCAGGTCGCCCCACTGCTGCGGCGTCTTGATGATCCTGCCGTTGGCGCAGTCGCTGTTCCACAGCGAGCCGTTGGTGGTGGCGAAGCAGCCGAAGGGCACGCCGCTGAACGCCGAGCCAGCCTTAAACACATCGGGGTAGGTGCCCAGCAGCACGTTGGTCATCATCGCGCCCGAGGATTCGCCGGTCACATACACGCGGCTGGCATCGGCGCTGTTGCGCTGCAGCACATACTTCACCATCGAGACAATGCCCTGCGAGTCGCTGCCGCCGTCGTGCCTGAGGGTCTGCGGCGACGAGACATCGAAGCAGCTGCCGCTACGCGTGGCCGAGGGGTAGATCACAATAAAGCCGTAGCGCTCGGCCAGCGAGGCGTACTGCGTCTTGGTGTAGAACGACGGCCCCGAGCCTTGGCAGTGGTGGACGGCCACCAGCACAGCGGGGTTAGGCTTCACATTGTTGGGCACATACAGGTACATCTTCAGACCCGTGGGGTTGGTTCCGAAGTTCGTCACCTCCACCAGCGAGGCGGCGCTGGCCGTGCCCGCCATCAGCATTGTCGATACCAATGCGGCAAGCAGCGTCAAGGTCAGCAGTCGTAGCCATCTCATCATCGTTGCTCCTACGTCATCTTGGCATCCGTGGGTCGTATGAACCAGCGCAGCAGCGGGCACATGAGGCATGGCAATGCCCACCTGATCTCCGCTTGGATGATCAGGCGGCTGACATGAGCGCGCAGATGGCCTCATGCAAAGCGAGCGCTGGGCACACCTCGCGGTATGCCGAAGGCCTCGCGTATGCTGTTGCACATGAGACGATTGGTGTGAGAGAACGCAGGGTTTAGCTACAGCGGGGGAGTTCTCATCATAGGTCACCTCCTTTGGTGCTATACAGGCATCTCTCGCCTATACCATTTCTTTACCATGAGATACCTTGATTATAAACAAATGGGTTTAATGTTCAATGATCATTTTTTAGCATTCAGTCAGATATTTTACTATCTCGGCAAATAGCATAGATATATCACAATATAAATGGGTATAAAATTTTATACCCATTTATATTGTATACCCAACTAATTTATGATAGTGCAGGGCTGGCCATTGAGGGTGAAGCTGGCGGGCACGCTGTTGGTGCCGCTGTAGCTGCCCTGGAAGCCGAACGAGACGCTGCCGCCCGCCGGGATGCTGGCGTTGTAGCTCACATTGCTGGCCACCACACTGCCGCTCGCAGGGCTGATCGTAGCGTTCCAAGCGCTGGTCACCTGCTGGTTGCCGCCAAACGTCCAGGCCAGCGCCCAGCCGCTGATCGCATTCGCGCTGGCGTTCTTCACCGTCACCTCGGCGGTGAAGCCCGTGCCCCACTGGTTCAGCACATAGCTCACCTGGTAAACTGCCCCCGCCACCGGCGTGGCGGTGGGTGCGGCGGTGGGCGTGGCGGGTGTAGCCGTGGGCGCAGCAGGGGTGGCCGTGGGCGTGGCGGGCGCGGCTGTGCGCGTGGCGACGGCTGTCGCCGTGGCGGTGGGCAGCGCGCTGGCATACCAGTAGACCACATAGCGCTGGCCATGCAGCTTGTAGAAGGGCAGCAGGCTAACCGAGGCGCCACTGGCCGTGGCCGTAAACTGTAGCGGCGTGGCCGTGGTGCGGATCGAGCTGGCGTCGAGCGTCGGCGTCTGCGACAGGTTGTTCGACCCATACGCCCCGGCCAGCAGAATAGGCCCATAGAACAGTGCCTTCAGGCTGGCGTTATCGGGCGTGGCCTCAAGCCGCAGCGCCATCGGCATCGTGATCTCGACCACATCGCCATTCGCCCAGGTGCGATCCAGGGTCACATAGCTGCCAGGCGTCGCCGCGATCGGCTGCACCGCCCCGTTCAGCTTCAGCTGCCAGCCCGGCTGCACCCACGAGGGCACGCGCACCTTCAGCGCGATGTGGCCAGCGCCGCCAATCGTTAGGGTTGTGGTGTTCTGCTCGGGGAACGAGGTGGCCTGTGTGACCGTGATGCCGCGCGCGCGCCAGTTCAGCGTGGCGGGGATAAACAGGTTCACATACAGCGTCTCGCCCGTGAAGAAAAAGATGCTCTCCTGGAACTTGGTCTGGCTCTCGGTGTTGCCGGTGCTATGGCAGCAGGTAAAGCTATCGTAGTCGTTGCTGTAGGTGCGGATGCCGCCCGCGCGCAGCGGGGTGAAGTAGGTGCTGAAGCCATGGCTGGCCGAGGGGTTCTGTACGCCCAAAATATGGTTGTACAGCGCCTGCTCGTAGTAGTCCATATACTTGGCTTGGCTCGGGTCGTGGAAAAACAGGCGGCGGGTCAGCTTGAGCATGTTGTAGGTGTTGCAGGTCTCGGTCGTGTCGTCGCCCATCTGCCCGGCGATGCTATTCGGATCTTTGAAATACTCGGCCTTGCTATTGCCACGGTTGGCGTAGCTATGCGCGCCCACCACCATATTCCAGAAGTTCACCGCGATCGCGTAGTAGGAGGCAGTGTTGGTGGCCTCGAAGATCTCCAGCGCGCCGATGATCTTGGGGATCTGGGTGTTGGCGTGCAGCCCGCTCAGCTGATCCTGGTTGTTGGCGCAGGGCGTGAACAGGCGGGCGTGGTCGAAGAACTTCGCAGCGGCCAGATGGTTGGCGCTGCCGGTGATGGTGTAGAGCTTGGCCATGCTCTCGTTGAAGCCGCCGTACTCGCCCGCGTTCCAGGGCATATAGTTCCACATGCTCTCGCGGTGGGACTGGCTGTAGCGGCTCAGGCGCGCGTAGATCCAGTCGCCGATCCGGGTCGCCATCGTCAGGGCCGTCTGGTTGCCGAGCAGCTGATAGCAGTCGAGCAGGCCCGCAATCGTCTTGTGGATGGAGTAGAGCGGCGCCCAGCAGGTGTTGGTGCCCGCGCCAGTCAGGTTCTCAAGGTTCTGCACATGCGACTCGGGGAAGGCCGACAGGTAGCCGGCGGTGAAGCCCACCGTCGTGGCCCGATCCTGGCACTTCTTCAGCTCGGCCACCAGGTAGTCGGCCTTGCTCTTGTACTGGGCATCGCCGGTGCTCAGGTAGGCCTGGCACAGCCCCACCAGAAAATGCCCCATGCTGTGGCCGCGCAGCCCCGACGCGGTGCCCTCCCAGCCGCCGCAGGCCGCCGCCGATGAGCCGAGGCCGTAGTTCAGGCGGAAGGTGTGCAGCAGCCGATCGGCGCTGATGAATGCCAGGTAGCTGAGCGCGCGGTCGCGGTTGGCGCGGAAAAGGCTGCTGCCCAGCGACACATCGGCCAGCGAGAACGGCGAGAGCTGCACGCCATAGCTGGCCCCACGCGGGGCGGCGGAGAGCGCCATGGCGGGCAAGGCCGGGGCCGCCGCGGTGACGCCAAGGGTAGCGCCAGCAAGCCGCATAAAGCGGCGGCGCGAGATCTTCCGAGGGCGCATAGCATATCCCCTTTCCAAATACGAGCATCCATCCAACGCCTTCAACCAGACAGCCGCCAGCCCTTTGGGCGCTCGCGCATGCTGCTGCGCTACGAGCGCCCAAAGGGCAAGGGGGAAGGCTACGGCGCGATGCTGCAGGCAGTGCCGTTGAGGCTGAAGCTGGCGGGCACGCTGTTGGTGCCGCTGTAGCTGCCCTGGAAGCCGAACGAGGTGCTGCCGCCCGCCGGGATGCTGGCGTTGTAGCTCATGTTGCTGGCCGTCACGCTCGCGCCGGTCTGGGCCACCGTGGCGTTCCAGGCGCTGGTCACCTGCTGGTTGCCGCCAAACGCCCAGGCCAGCGACCAGCCGCTGATCGCACTCGCGCTGGTGTTCTTCACCGTCACCTCGGCGGTGAAGCCCGTGCCCCACTGGTTCAACACATACGTCACCTGGCAGCCCGCGCTGGCCACCGGCGTGCTGGTGGGGCCAGCGGGCGTGGCCGTAGGTGCGGCGGGCGTGGCCGTGGGTGCGACGGGCGTGGCCGTGCCGGGCACTGCTGTCGGCACCGCCGTGGGCGTGCGCGTGGCGGTGGGCACGATGGGCGTGCTGGTAGGCACCGCCGTGGTGGTGGCCGGGTTGCCCGCCTGGACGCGGAAGAAGTCGACATCCACCGAGCCGCCCGTGCTCGATGTGGCGTAGCTGAAGATCGCGAAGCGGTAGCCGACAAAGTGCGGCATCGTGTAGGCCATCTGCAGCGTGCTGCCGATCGCCGTCCACTGGCTGCCATCCAGGCTATAGTAGAACGAGGCCTTGTCTGTCCGATTGCGGAAGTCGGTGTAGACCTTGAAGTACACGCGGCTCTGGTTCAGCGGCACGCTGGCCACCTGCACCGGCGTGCTGGCCTGGTTGGGGTTGTTGGTGCTGCCGCGCATCATCACGATCGACTTGGTGCCGCCCGACATGCGCACGCCCACCAGCCCATAGTAGAACTGGAACGCCGAGAGGCCAGCGTAATCGCCATTCTTCATATTGCCCGTCTCCATGGCGATGATCGCCGAGGAGTCGGGGCCGAAGGTGCGCTGGGTCAGCGTGTTCTTCGCATCCAGGATGCTGCTGCGGACGCTGCCGTTGGTGAGCCGCAGGTAGCCAGGGCGCGCCCCCAGCGACCAGAGCGAGTTGTCGGGGTTGTGATTCCACTGCCATGTCAGGCCCAGCTTGCTGCCGCCCGAGAACTCATCCGAGGCCACAAAGGCCAGGCTGGCGGGCGCGCTGATGCCGGTGTCGGTCGGGTTGGCCAGCACTGGCCAGCCGTTGCTCCACGTCGTTGGGATGACGTACGGGATGCGGCCCACCGCCCCCGAGTCCTGGAACAGCACCGAGTACCACTTGCCATCCGGCGTGTCCACCACACCGCCCTGCGCGATACCGGCGTTCCTGAGGATGACCTGGCCCTGGTAGCTGCCGTTGATGCTGCTGGAGCGCCACACCGACTGGGTGCGCATCCCACCCGAGGGCCACGAGATCACAAAGATATAGTACTGGCCGTTGATCTTGTAGATGTGCGCGCCTTCTGCACCCAGGCCGCCTGATCCGGCGACTGAACCAGCATTCGCTACGATGATCTGGTTCAATCCACCCGACTTCACCCCGGTCGCGTCGGCGTTCAGCTCGATCACGCGGATGTCGTTGCTGCCGTACACCAGGAACACCCGCCCATTGTCATCAAACAGCAGCGAGGGGTCGTGGTACATAGCCGGCAGGGTGTACTTGGTCCACGGCCCAGTCTCGATATTCGTGGTCTGGAAGATGTAGGACCGCCCAGTGGTGTACGATCCAAACACCACATAGTAGCGCCCGTTCTTGTAGCGGATGGCGCTGGCCCACGAGCCTTTGCCATACTCGTTCTGGCCATTGTTCAGCGAGGCCTTGTCGCCAGAATCGAGCGTGTCGTACACATAGTTGACGATCTGCCAATTCACCAGATCGGTCGATTTCATGATCGGCACGCCAGGATTAAAGTGCATGGTCGTGCTGGTCATGTAGTAGCTGTTGCCCACGCGGATGACATCCACATCGGGCACATCGGCCCAGATGACTGGGTTCTGCGTGGCCGCGTAGGCCGGGGTGGCCGCCACCACACATACCAGGGCGCACAGCCACAGCGCCAGTGCCGAGAGCATCTTCCTCATGCGGTTCCCTCCTTTGGGGGTCGTCTTATCAGCCGAGCAGCTTCCCCGCAGCTCGCACAGCCATTGAAAGCACATAGCGTCATAAAGCAGCAGCTTCAGCAGCTGTACCTCATGAAAATTCAACACACCTAGAGCAGTAAAGTGAGATATCGCCACTTTATAGCTTTTCCAGGCCCATTGTTATGCTATTCGATTAGAAAAGGGTGATAATCGCGGGTTAATCGTCACATATGAATCTTTTCATGTGGCACCCCCTTTGGTGTCATCTGACGATCAGAAGCGGTTTGTAGCAGTTTGCCTATGTGAGCAATGGTAGTATACCTATCGGCAGAAGGCTGGCAATGCTTATTTTTTAGAATCTAGTCAGCTTTTTTACTCATTTTAATAAATAGCGTAGCGCAGCTAGAAAAGAACAAAGACGTGAAAGCTCTCGCGATCTCGGGTACTGCCAGCCCCCGCGAATCACCCTATGCGCAAGAAGTTCGGGCTTGCATTTCCCACAAAGCGGTGTATACTTCCAATACAAGACCGTTCGGTCTCATTTTAAGAGGTAGCAGCAATGAGCAAAGGCGAGCAGACACGGCAGATCATCATCCAGCGGGCGGCGGCGCTGTTCAACCAGCGCGGCTACGCGGGCGCATCCATGCAGGATGTGATGGAGCACACCGGCCTGCAGAAGGGCGGCATCTACCGCCACTTCACCAGCAAGGATGCGCTGGCCCACGCCGCGTTTGACTACGCCCAGCAGCAGTACACCCAGCCGCTGGAGCAGGCCATGCGCGCTCACGCCAGCGCGCCCCAGCAGCTGCTGGCCTTCATCCATGCCTTCCACGCCATGATCCAGCGCCCGCCCGTGCCCGGCGGCTGCCCGGTGCAGAACACCCTGGTGGAGGCCGACGACAGCGACATGGCGCTCTGCCAGCGCGCCCTGGCCGTGCTATCCCACTGGGGCGGCATGATCGAGCATGCCGTGGCCGAGGGCATCCGCCAGGGCAGCATCCGCCCCAGCGCCGAGCCGCGCGCGGTGGCGGCGGTGATGCTGGCCACGCTCGAAGGGGCCATCCTCATGTCCAAGAGCCATGGCGATCTGGCCTATGCCCAATACGCCGTCGACCACATGGTCGATTATGTCCAGCGCCATTTGGCGATCTAGCTTTTTCCATGGCGACATGAGCCGCCATCTTTTTTTGTTCTCTTTTGAGACCAAATGGTCTCTTTCAAACTCACCAAGGAGACTCCTATGGCAACCAACATGCAGATCGAGGGCAGCGTAGCGCTGGTGACGGGGGCAAACCGGGGCATCGGGGCGGCCTACGTGCAGGCGCTGCTGGCCGCAGGCGCGGCCAAGGTCTACGCGGCGGCCCGCAACCCGCAGGCCCTCGCCGAGCTAGCTGCGCAAGATGCCCGCGTGGTACCAGTGGCCCTGGATGTGGCCAGCGACGAGTCGGTGCAGGCCGCCGCGCAGGCGCTGGGCGACGTGACGCTGCTGATCAACAACGCAGGCGTGGGCCACAACGCCGACATCCTCGCCGCCGCCGACCTGAGCGCGGCCCGCAGCGAGCTGGAGGTGAACTACTTCGGCGTGCTACGCATGGCCCGCGCCTTCGCGCCCACCCTGGCCAAAAACGGCGGCGGAGCGCTGGTGAACGTGCTC contains:
- a CDS encoding endo-1,4-beta-xylanase, translating into MQSLRKRLVLAGLTAILVGSPYLTAHAATANAPTGQRLRNLAGNFLIGYAAMSNFNTASDSAKYQEVARTEFNFVTPENAMKWDATEPSQNNFTFGGADQLVNFAQANNQKIHGHTLVWHAQTPDWVTYGNWNSSTLTNVMYNHIDKVMNHWSDGQIYAWDVVNEAFEWNGTRRASVFQNVIGNSYIELAFRRARAADPVTKLIYNDYGIETVNSKSTGVYNMIADFKSRGVPIDGVGLQMHLSGTGIDYNSLAQNMQRFANIGVEVYITEMDVGISSTSSSNLTAQANVYSNVLARCKAQPMCKALQVWGIPDKYSWRTEHPLLFDDNYNAKPAYYAIQAGIGNGTTPTNTAVPTATRTAVPTATRTAVPTTVPGTATPVVPTSTPVAGAGCQVSYVLNQWGTGFTAEVTVKNTSTNAINGWALAWTFGGNQQVTNAWNATISPASGSVVASNVSYNASIPAGGSVSFGFQGSYSGTNSVPASFTLNGTTCSGS
- a CDS encoding family 43 glycosylhydrolase translates to MRKMLSALALWLCALVCVVAATPAYAATQNPVIWADVPDVDVIRVGNSYYMTSTTMHFNPGVPIMKSTDLVNWQIVNYVYDTLDSGDKASLNNGQNEYGKGSWASAIRYKNGRYYVVFGSYTTGRSYIFQTTNIETGPWTKYTLPAMYHDPSLLFDDNGRVFLVYGSNDIRVIELNADATGVKSGGLNQIIVANAGSVAGSGGLGAEGAHIYKINGQYYIFVISWPSGGMRTQSVWRSSSINGSYQGQVILRNAGIAQGGVVDTPDGKWYSVLFQDSGAVGRIPYVIPTTWSNGWPVLANPTDTGISAPASLAFVASDEFSGGSKLGLTWQWNHNPDNSLWSLGARPGYLRLTNGSVRSSILDAKNTLTQRTFGPDSSAIIAMETGNMKNGDYAGLSAFQFYYGLVGVRMSGGTKSIVMMRGSTNNPNQASTPVQVASVPLNQSRVYFKVYTDFRNRTDKASFYYSLDGSQWTAIGSTLQMAYTMPHFVGYRFAIFSYATSSTGGSVDVDFFRVQAGNPATTTAVPTSTPIVPTATRTPTAVPTAVPGTATPVAPTATPAAPTATPAGPTSTPVASAGCQVTYVLNQWGTGFTAEVTVKNTSASAISGWSLAWAFGGNQQVTSAWNATVAQTGASVTASNMSYNASIPAGGSTSFGFQGSYSGTNSVPASFSLNGTACSIAP
- a CDS encoding TetR/AcrR family transcriptional regulator yields the protein MSKGEQTRQIIIQRAAALFNQRGYAGASMQDVMEHTGLQKGGIYRHFTSKDALAHAAFDYAQQQYTQPLEQAMRAHASAPQQLLAFIHAFHAMIQRPPVPGGCPVQNTLVEADDSDMALCQRALAVLSHWGGMIEHAVAEGIRQGSIRPSAEPRAVAAVMLATLEGAILMSKSHGDLAYAQYAVDHMVDYVQRHLAI
- a CDS encoding endo-1,4-beta-xylanase is translated as MQSLRKGLVLAGLTAMLVGSPYLTAHAATSSAPTGQRLRNLAGNFLIGYAAMSNFNTASDSAQFQEVARTEFNFVTPENAMKWDATESSQNNFNFGGADTLVNFAQANNQKVHGHTLVWHNQLPNWVANGSWNSTTLTNVMYNHIDKVMNHWSDGQIYAWDVVNEAFEENGTRRSSVFQRVIGNSYIELAFRRARAADPVTKLIYNDYNIEAINSKSNATYNMIADFKNRGVPIDGVGFQMHLTNGGIDYNSLAQNMQRFANIGVDIYITEMDVRLPTPTNSSELAKQATIYQGVLDVCLKQPRCKALQVWGISDRHSWVPGTFPGTGDALIFDNNYNPKPAYYSIQSRLASLGNTPTSTPIVPTATRTPTMVPTAVPGTATPIVPTATPSAPTATPVVPTSTPVAGAGCQVSYVLNQWGTGFTAEVTVKNTSANAINGWSLAWAFSGNQQVTNAWNATISPTSGSVVASNVSYNAGIPAGGSVSFGFQGSYSGTNSVPASFTLNGTTCSIAQ
- a CDS encoding PHB depolymerase family esterase produces the protein MMRWLRLLTLTLLAALVSTMLMAGTASAASLVEVTNFGTNPTGLKMYLYVPNNVKPNPAVLVAVHHCQGSGPSFYTKTQYASLAERYGFIVIYPSATRSGSCFDVSSPQTLRHDGGSDSQGIVSMVKYVLQRNSADASRVYVTGESSGAMMTNVLLGTYPDVFKAGSAFSGVPFGCFATTNGSLWNSDCANGRIIKTPQQWGDLVRAAYPGYSGPRPRMQLWHGTVDATLYYQNFTEEIKQWTNVLGVSQTPAYTDTPQANRTRTRYGGTGTQVAVEANSFAGSGHGLPSGLEPYVIQFFGLDSTTTPTSTPVPPTATRTATAVPTATRTAVPGTATPIVPTATPSAPTATPVAPTATPVAGAGCQVSYVLNQWGTGFTAEVTVKNTSANAINGWALAWTFGGNQQVTNAWNAMISPASGSVVASNVSYNASIPAGGSVSFGFQGSYSGTNSVPASFTLNGTTCSGS
- a CDS encoding SDR family NAD(P)-dependent oxidoreductase — protein: MQIEGSVALVTGANRGIGAAYVQALLAAGAAKVYAAARNPQALAELAAQDARVVPVALDVASDESVQAAAQALGDVTLLINNAGVGHNADILAAADLSAARSELEVNYFGVLRMARAFAPTLAKNGGGALVNVLSILSLVAAPGMASYSASKAAAFSLTQSIRAKLRAQGTLVVGVMPGFVDTDMIRSIQAAKIAPADVAEATLQAIRSGEEDVFPGEQAAGVAQWLRQDPKAVERSFAG